TGGCGCAACTGAGCTTCGCACGCGGAGTTAATCGCACCGCCGCCCACATAGACCACCGGCCTCTTCGCCGCCACCAGCGTTTGCAAAGCGCGCTTGATTTGCCCTTTGTGCCCCTGCGTCGTCGGGTTATAAGATCGCATGCTGACCGATTCCGGCCAGAAATAGGGCAGCTTGTTGGCCGGGTTCATAATATCTTTCGGCAGATCCACCACCACCGGCCCCGGACGCCCACTGGCAGCCAGCCAGAACGCTTTCTTTAATACGCCGGGAATGTCTTCGGTTTGTTTGACCAGGAAACTGTGCTTCACCACCGGACGGGAAATCCCCACCATGTCGCACTCCTGGAACGCGTCATAGCCAATCAGCGACGTCGCAACCTGCCCGGAAAGCACCACCAGCGGGATGGAATCCATATAAGCAGTAGCGATACCCGTGATTGCATTCGTCGCACCAGGGCCAGACGTGACCAGTACCACCCCAACCTCACCCGTTGCCCGCGCAAGCCCATCGGCCATATGCACAGCCGCCTGCTCATGACGTACCAACACATGTTCAATACCGCCAACAGTATGCAGGGCATCGTAGATATCAAGGACCGCGCCTCCGGGGTAGCCGAATACTTTCTTTACGCCTTGATCGATAAGCGATCGGACGACCATCTCGGCTCCAGACAACATCTCCATGCTTTGCCTCCAGGCTTATATTTGTCGACTGGCGGCGGAACTCATTTCCGCGCTGTCGCTCTGTTCAGAGCAGGAAATCCTGCATTCTGATTATGAATGGCAGTTACCATAACCGCTCAAAATCTGGCAGGCAATTAGCAAACTGCCGGGGTCAATAACGTACAAAAGAGGAAAAACAACGCGAGAACAGCAGATTTGGTGAAAACATCTGTAATAAGGAAAGACGATGACCATTCATCATCCAAATGGCAGGTTGTACAGAAAATCATGCATTTTTAGCACAACGAGGGGAAGTCGCTGACGACCGAAATTAAAATAAAATACTACCCAGGCAAGATTAAGCAGAATAAACCGACTAAACAAGCCGGTCTATTCTGCGAGCGTATTACAGCGTACAAACCGAGGTCAGTAACTCTTCCATCCACTGATGGCCTTTATCGCGTCCTGCAGCTTCATGCCACGAGAGATAACAAGTCCGTGTATTAAGCGCCAGCGGCAAAGGCAATACCTGCAATGGCAGACCATGAGCAAACCGTTCAACCAACCAACGCGGCGCAATCGTCACTAAATGCGTTTGCGCGACAATGTTTAATACGCTGGTGACTGCCATCCCCTGATAGGCAATACGGCTCTTCTTTTCCGCCGTATCATACCAGGGCTGACTAAAGGAAGCATAACGGTCCAGCGAAACCACTGCATGTTGTTCATTGAATACATCGGCTTCCGTAACAAGATTCGCACTGCGCGGATGTTCTTTACTGGTCACCAGTACCATTTCGTCTTTAAATAATGGAACGCAAGAGAATTCCGGACGACGAAACTCTTCGTAGCCGATCACAAATTCAATTTCCTGGTAACGCAATTGATGCTCAGTACTGTGATTAAGATCGGCTTTAAACACCAGATTAATATTAGGCGCAGCCTTTTCAACGCTATTGTAAATAACTGACGTTAAGAGATTATCCAGCGGGCTGCATACACAAAGATTAAATACACGCTCACTGCTCAATGGATCAAATCCCGAGCCGGGCAGCTCATTTTGTACCAACTGCAATGCCTGACGGATTGAGCCAAACAGTTGATATGAACGCGCAGTGGGCTGAATCCCACGGCCATAGCGGACAAAGAGCTCATCGTTAAACATGACTTTAAGTCGCGCAACGGCATTACTCACTGCGGGTTGTGACATTCCCAGCGCGTGCGCCGCACGGGTAATGTTTTGTTCCTGCATCACCGCATCAAAAACGGTAAGCAAATTAAGATCTACTGAACGCAACTGTGGTTTGTCCACATCGACAATCTGATGATTATCAATAGCTTCCCCTGGAACATTGCAATCCGTCGTCATGATAAAACTCCCTTAACTGTGTAATAATAATATTCAGGAAGATGATTTATCATGCATATAGCATTATTAGAAGCATAGCGTGAAAAATTAGGAATATTTAAAGCTCCCTTTTTATATTTTTTTCAAGGATAATTGCGCCGATAAATAATGAGAAAATCAGTAGAGAGTTAATATATTTTTACTTTATCAAACATTCCGCAACTCATCTGATGATAAAGATAACAGGCATCCATTCCATAACGCAAAGCGTAAAAAGGTTGTTCTGTAAATTTATCTTTAAATTAGTGATCGCCCACTAAAAAATACTCAAAAGTGATTCGCACGAAATACGCATTTCATTCTAAGGTACAGGATAATTAACTGAAAAGCAGCCCTACAATCCATCTGTTCTGAAGATGGTTTTCAGGAACAGGGGTTGACTTTAACAGGCGTATCCAGTACCACTAAAAGCATATCGTTTTTCCTGGAGCTTGATTCATGATTCGCAACGTCGGTTTCGCTGGTCTACTACTACTAAACGCATCTCTTGTGCGCGGTAGACCGGTGGACGACATTCAGAGCTGAATTGTCTGCCAGTTAAGACAGAAAACCCGCGCCTTGGCGCGGGTTTTTTTATGCTCGTAGCGAGGCGACCTCAGATAACAAGGACCTAAACCATGAGCCAGCAAGTCGTTATTTTCGATACCACATTACGTGATGGTGAACAGGCGTTACAGGCGAGCCTGAGCGTGAAAGAGAAGCTGCAAATCGCCCTGGCGCTGGAACGTATGGGCGTAGATGTAATGGAAGTCGGCTTTCCGGTTTCCTCCCCGGGTGATTTTGAATCCGTACAAACCATCGCGCGCCAGGTGAAAAACAGCCGCGTTTGCGCCCTCGCCCGCTGTGTTGAAAAAGATATTGATGTCGCCGCAGAATCCCTGAAAGTCGCTGAAGCGTTCCGTATCCATACGTTTATCGCCACCTCGCCGATGCATATCGCCACCAAGCTGCGCAGCACGCTGGATGAAGTGATTGAACGTGCGATTTATATGGTCAAACGCGCACGTAACTATACCGATGACGTGGAATTCTCTTGTGAAGATGCAGGCCGCACGCCAATCGATGATCTGGCGCGAGTGGTCGAAGCCGCCATCAACGCCGGGGCGAAAACCATCAACATCCCGGATACCGTCGGCTACACCATGCCGTTTGAATTCGCCAATATCATCACCGGCTTGTATGACCGCGTACCGAACATCGATAAAGCCATTATCTCCGTACATACTCATGATGATTTAGGTCTGGCCGTTGGCAACGCCATCGCAG
The Kosakonia oryzae genome window above contains:
- the leuO gene encoding transcriptional regulator LeuO, coding for MTTDCNVPGEAIDNHQIVDVDKPQLRSVDLNLLTVFDAVMQEQNITRAAHALGMSQPAVSNAVARLKVMFNDELFVRYGRGIQPTARSYQLFGSIRQALQLVQNELPGSGFDPLSSERVFNLCVCSPLDNLLTSVIYNSVEKAAPNINLVFKADLNHSTEHQLRYQEIEFVIGYEEFRRPEFSCVPLFKDEMVLVTSKEHPRSANLVTEADVFNEQHAVVSLDRYASFSQPWYDTAEKKSRIAYQGMAVTSVLNIVAQTHLVTIAPRWLVERFAHGLPLQVLPLPLALNTRTCYLSWHEAAGRDKGHQWMEELLTSVCTL
- the leuL gene encoding leu operon leader peptide: MIRNVGFAGLLLLNASLVRGRPVDDIQS